The Silene latifolia isolate original U9 population chromosome Y, ASM4854445v1, whole genome shotgun sequence sequence ACTTAAGCTAGTAGCTTCATAAAGCTACTAGACCAAACTAAGCTAGTATAAATGGAAGCCTCCAATGGTTGAGCTACTAGCTTGTAATTTTTcgaaattgcaagcaagtcctcaAACCAAACGATTGGATTAAGGGAATGTTAACATAGCGGTTAATTTCGTTAAGTTTTAGGTGAGAAGGGTAATAAATggaaaattaatgaaaaaatgtatctgaaagagtaaaattcgtatgtgaaaaagtaattccgaaTATTTATTTGGTGACGTTTATAAGCTTCTAACGTCTCACATCGATTTAAATAATGTTATAAAGGATGTGTTACTTTTTTTGTTGACTAAAAGTAGGTTTTAATAAGAGTTAATTAACAATTACTCACCCTTACATACCAGTTTTCTAaaataattcacttttataaaaaaatttcgtctgtttttgaacttaCTATCCATTGTAACTTATTATCCATTGACATAATAAGTTCAAAAAACAGACGGAATAaatttttgataaaagtgtattttgaaggagtaattttaaaaaaaaataaaaaaataaagagGGAGTTATTTTAGAAACACAAAATCTCACCTTAGACGGACACTATTCGTCTAAACTTGTAGACGGGTTAAATATGTCAAACAAGTGGGATGATGGGATTGTCTTATTATGTCTATTATGAAAGTGGTGATATATTTGACCCGTTTACATCTTTAGACGGatgcccgtctataatgagactaaTTATTTTTAAAAACTGGTATGTAAAAGAAAGTGATTGCTAATTGGCACGTATTAAATTTACAAttgcaataggtcttggtatagacgggtggggcgaacagacgggtaaagacctctaataaaatgggtagggggacaaggtggggcacccccatgtgcttcccactttatggcaaatgagtattttgtgagggaaagtgatatccgtctatacgtataaacGGATAGTGtacgtctataatgagaatttgtgttacaaTTGATGGGCTTGGTGATCGATTGTGGCACAAATACTTGTATAGTGTCACCAAAATAATGTATGAGACCATCTTAAAACAATATCGTAAGATTATTTTGCCTAAAGCACGTAATAATAATTTAAGAGATAATAACAGTaaaacacaaattcttacttgtgacggtcacaagttATGACAGCTCTCACAAGTTACAGTCGATAAATAATGTTAAAAGGAAAAGGAACTCTACGCCACAAGCTAGTAACCGTCATAAGAAAAACTCGTTAATTATGAGACATGGTAACCGACTAACCGCATCATAAAAACTCATGTAATTGATTTTAACATGGTTTACTTTATACAACTGATTTCTATTCTATCACCAAGTCCTAACTAAACTAGCAATCAGCAGTGCCGTCAATGCTTCGAGCCGGTGAAACAAGACCCAAACAccgttataaaaaaaaaaaaaaaaaaaaaaaaaaaaaaaaaaagacttgaAACAAACTAGTGGTTTCTTTGCGGTCGGCTGACACGATTTTCTAGAGGTCAAGTCGTTGATTGAGATGATATTTGTTGCGAAATCAGGAGAAGGGCGGGATAATAAATGGCTGCATTGTTGTAGGGAATCGCATCATGGAAGCAGGTATAGGATTCTGGAGTCGAGCTAACATCATGAACCCCTTTGATCGACGTTGTTTCCTTAAACTATGAGGCCGCCTGGCTGCGTATGAATACATATTGTGCTCGTCCTTAACAGCTTCAACAACCATACTCGTCTTAGCTTCAACAACAATACTTGTCTTTCTCTTCATTATGGGATCGACAGCAATGGCGGAGGCGAGAAAATCAATTGAAAAGATATAGCAAGGCTACCGCCAAACTTCTAAAAAGTTTcgatatttaaaaaaaattacggaaattttctaatttttggcGTCCATCTATGAATATATAACAACAGCTGAGTGTATAATAAACTCGATGGAATTTGGAAATCTTATAATCATtgaattgttatttatttttattttaattgttatctatttctattATATTTTTGGCAACCTTTTGTGGATCATAGTGGGGCTATGTGATttgacagagggagtatatttaGGTAAAATTCTATCCAGAGTTACCGGATGAATCCTAAAGACACTAAAAATTTCTACTCTCCTATTGATATTAGAGGGTCTATTAACTACCCTATATTTTTAATCACGCAATAGGGAACAAGACCGAGAAAAAGGAATTAATTTCCAATATAGAGCTGCTAAATAGAATtaataatcaaaacacactagcAAAGCATGAAACAAAATTGGAAACAGCCTCTCACTGAGACAAACATATGCTGAATTCTCGACATAATATATAGGGTAGTCATAACGCCACTGGGAAATATACTATTGTACATCGCCTGAAAAACACCATAAAAAAGCTAACCCGGTCGAAATAAGAATGCTCTAACATCGTTGAGTATCAGAGTACCGTTATTTACTGCTTGTAAAGTGAATACCAGCCTGGTTAAATATTGAGAGTAGATGTATGAACTCATTTTGAGTGAGTTTGGAGGATCTCTTGTCAGCATAATCATACTTCTTCAGCACACCCACAAGTTTACTTTTAAAACTCGAATCATCTGCTTCGTCATCCGAAGCTTCTACCTCCATTTCATCGTCACCCTCTTTTCCGCCATCAACCTCCATAACCTCGTCCCCATTTTGATCTATAAATAGGATTTTATCAACGTTTTCGTCGACTAAGTCAGAGATATCAATAGTCACAGTATCGTCGTCTTCATTCTTGAATTGCCCTAATGATTCCAATGTCTTGTAATTCTTTTCTAGAGCTGCAACAACTTTCTTCTGCGCAAATATTGAACCGAGAGTTTTGTTCTTCCTGCTAAAACATAGTGATAGCATTCCATTCCACTCCTTGAGTTTACCCGCCGGAATAGGAAGAGGTCTTCTAGGTTCGATACGAACCACAGAGGAGTCAACCTTAGGTGGAGGTCTAAAATTATTCTTCCCGACTTTGAGGAGATGATTAACACGAGTAAGGAGTTGAGTGTTAACAGATAAACGACAGTACAGTTTGTCACCGGGTTGAGCAACTAGCCTCATGGCAAACTCCCTTTGGAACATTATGATAGCGCATCTAAAGTTCTGCCTCTGGTTGACATCTAGCAACTTGAACACTAGTGGAGACGAGATTTGGTAAGGGATGTTGGCTACGCAAATATCAAAATATGGGAGATCACACTTAAGGACATCGCCCTGGATAACCTGCAGATCATGATGGATGAAGCAGTTGATCAGCAAACTATAAGAGACGATATGCATAGCTTGTAATCTTGaaacaaaattaattaaaaatgacCTTTAAATGTCAAGCTATCATCTATTTCTTCGCTAGTACAGTGGAATATGCATCGGAGATTCTATCCCAATGTTTAAACCTTATCAAAAGCTAAATATTGTAATGTATTACTCCGTATTCAGAgctaaatacttttactaaacaATAGTGGACCTGAAACATGCTGGTTGATACCTATCAAACCATTTAACATGCTACTCCCTTCAATTAAGTCAATATGCCCCATTTAACTTTTTAAGAGGAGAAAACAGTCTGATTGGACATAACTCGCTGAGATAAATGCAGTAATTTTCTGGCAAAAAATGGTATTTTTGTTCAAATTCGTCCCCAAGCGACTCAAATTGCATGACTGCAAAACCCCGTCAATTGCATTACATTGATGGTTTTTACAATGGCACTGTCATGAAAGAGAGCTGCTAACACTACCACTAGTGAAACGCACTCCATATAGCTTTCACAATCCAAAGTCTAAAATCAAAGACACAGAGATCATCATAGACATATGCTGACTTTGTAATACTCTAAACGACACGAAAGCTGAGGTCTTTCTGCAGGTTCAAAACACCTCTCTGCTCTTACACTAGCTTAGTAGTTAAGactcacataaaataaaataaaaaataaaaaaaaatcacacATAATGTCACTAATTATACATCACAGCCCAATGCATACCCTACTCAAGTTTTAATCAACAGCAAATAAAACTTTCCGAATTTTCAACAAGCTATACAAGTTAAGTTCCAAAAAACTCCgcttaacaataatcacaataaaCAACAATCAAGTTCTTCAATTATCCAAACGCAACAAGCTACACTATATCAAATAAGAACTACCGGCAGAACTACCAGCGTTGAAAATAAGGGGGACTAACACGAGCGATTGCCTCCTAAacaattgaaaattttcgaaacttCCAGCTAAAGCTATCCCTTTTTTCCTAGCTCACTTTATCCCATTACTAGTTTGTGCCCCTGACAATTTTGAGCAAGCACTGTCTCACATTAAATTAGGGAGCAAGTCTCCTATAATGTGAGAGGTCTCACCCTAACATTATTGTGAATACGTCTCACACGAGATAAGTGGACAATATTAGCAAGCATAACTATAAATCCCGGTTCTGTATCACATTAACATTAATGGCAAGCAATCGTCTATTCTATGGTAGTACAGTTGAATGTGAATCACAGATGTTATCATAGTGTTAAAGCTTCTCAAAAGCTAAATACTGTAATGTTGTAGTATTAAGAACTAAATACTTTTCCGAAACGATAGTGGGTGTGAAGCATGCTAGTTTTTTTTAGACAAACGTGAAGCATGCTAGTCAATACCTATACAACCATTTAACAGGCTACTCCCTCCATCTAAGTGAATAAGCCCAACGCTACTTTTTTTAAAGGAGAAAACAGTCAAAAGGGGGCATAACTCACTGAGATAGATGTCTAACTTTTCTGTTACAAACTCGTATTTTTGTTCAAAGTCCTCCTCAAGCAAGTCTAATTGCACGACTGCAAAGCCTGTCAATTGCATTACATCTAATGTTTTACAATGACACTGTCATGAAAGCAAGCTGCTACACTACCACCAGCCAAACACGCTCCATATAGTTTTCCCAAATCCCAATCCAAACTCCAACATCAACGACTCGAGATCATCACACACATTTAGCAGCTTGGTATTACTCTAAACAACACGAAAGCTGAAGTCTTTCTGCAGGTACAAAACCACCTCTCCGCTCCCACACCAGCTTAGTAGTTCAGAGACTCATAAACAAAATCACACAAAATGTCGCTAATCATACATCACAAGTCACAACCCAATGCATACCCTACTCAAATCTTAATTGACACCAAACAAACCAACCCGAACTTTCGACAAGCCATACAAGTTAAGCTCCAAAAATCCCCTCTTCTTAACATATTCACAATAAACAACAATCAAGAAATTTAATTTTCCAAACACAGTAAACTAACCCTATACCAAAACATACAAACATCAAATTAAAAGTATCTGAGCTAAAAACAACTGGAGGCTAGCAGAGACGATCGCTCCCTAAACAATGAAAAAAATCGAGACTTTAGCTAAAACTATCGATTTTCTTTTCCTAACTTACTTTATCCTATCACTAATTCGCGCCTTTTAGCAATTTTGCGCAAGTCTCCTAAGATCCCATCTCATATTAAATTAGTTCGGGACAACAATTATTCATTATTGCAAAACCGTCTTAACATGAGAATCAGTGAACAATTCAGCAAACATAACTATAAATCAATCCCCTCCCTACATCCCAATCATTAGTATATCTTTAATTAAAATGATTGACGTAGGAAGTAAGGTCTTACCCTCACACATTATTGCAAGACCGTCTCGTACACGAATTAATAAACAATATTACTCTCTCCGTCCCATTCATTTTTTGACCTTTTattataaaaggtaaacaaatgatcaagaCCAAGGGGAATTAATAAACAATATTACTACAATACTATCTCTCTCCTAATCATTTATTCACCTTTAtaataaaaagtaaacaaatgatcagGACAGAAGGAGTAATAGAAAACACAACTATAAATCCCAACTCCGACACCAAAAACAGTCAAACGAACCTGAAGACGATTAGAAAGAGGAGTGCCTTGAAAGCGACGTtgaagttcaagaaccatacgagAATCCAATTCAACAGCAACAACTTTTTTACCAGCTTCAATAAGTTTCTTAGTTAAATTACCAGTACCAGGACCAATCTCAAGAATAACATCAGTAGGTTTAATACCAGCTTTTTGAACAATTGATTCAACTAACATTGGATTTTTAAGAATATGTTGTCCTTTTGATTTGTGAAATGGTATTCCTCCTTGAAAATGGCTGCTACTTCCTCCTTTTGGTTTCTCTTTCCTTATCTTTCCTcccgccatttttgtaggtttgcGAAGGTTTTGAGATTTGGTTTCGACGGAGAGGAGTAGTTTGGGAGGAAGAAGAGGAAAAGAATGAGAGAGGGCTTTGGAGGGGGGATATTATAGGAGTCTTGTTTATTCGGTTACTATATTGGACTGAGTTGTGATTTCAGCCTGGCCCAAATAGGTTGTTTTCTCTATACAATAGTTTATATTTTCTTTTTTAATTGtttcagtcaatagtttacattttttttttttttgaaagaaccCAAAAAAGGTTTATACTATTTCATTCACATTCTTCTCAGCTAAAGCCATAATGTCATAAGGTACATCGTCTTACCACACCCTTCGTCCTAAAGACCACGGATAGTAATGAGCAACCGAGTGAGCTACCATATTGAAATAACGACGAGTAAAAGAAAAAACAACGGAATCAAAAAACGAACAAATAGAAAAAATATCCAAATAAACGAGATGAATGTCGCTTCGTCCTTCATTTCCcatcttcaaattttcaaccacTTCCAAGCAATCACTCTCAATAATAATATTTCTCGCACCCATACTCCGAGCCTCCTGCACACCATGGAAAACCGCCATTGCTTCCGCATATTTCGGGGACCTCTCCTCCTTCTCTTGTATTGCTGTGCAGCAAGTAATTTGACCATAACTATTCCGACACACAACACCCCATCCAACCCCTTTACCCCTCATCAAACCCGCATCCACATTCACCTTTAATACACCATACATCGGCTTCTCCCATTGCTGCCTACGTCCACCTCCCTCACCCACCTCATCCACCCTATTCTCTATACCCACACCATACCTCCCCGTACCTCTTAAACTCCGTCCCTCAACTTCGTTCATCATTTCCCCCATCAACTCCCTCGTCCGGTTAACAACCCAGTCAGCACGCCATTCACCATCTTCAAAGATTGCTTTATTTCTACGCTCCCATATAGCCCAACATCCTACCATCAATGTAACACCCAGGATATATAGGAAcgttgttgaccgatcttgttgaccaaacagaccttagggatgaatggggagggatcaggcttgtaacatgaggTTTATAGGATTAGttgctcgacctagctgaggctactcggccgagtatcacccatactcgaccgagtagagcctactcggccgagtactcctgtactcgaccgagtatggctgctgtcgatacgttaatataaacgcaagttcgcgagattcatttcattttctgatttcctcgacagttctctttctctaaccctagcctatctccctcCTCTATCACTCCATAGCTTCACACTTTAATGgaattagcctaaacctccaccatgggaatgACGGGATTCGCTGAGGAAGGATGACGTGGGTGGTGGTCGCCTATGTCGTCGTCGATGCGTAatgttaggtaagtttctgccttgtgttcatttgagtgattctttgagtatagctGTGTAATAGGAGGTGGTTATCGTGGTTAGGATGCGTATTGGAGCCGTGCGTGGCTGTGTATGGAGGTCTTACATGCTTAacgacgaggtagggtttccctactcagtttactgttaattgattttaGATTGTAattgtactgtgtatgattgttatctgctgatcatcggagtattggTATAGTGGTGACGGTGGTATTGTGGCGGTGTTGTGACGGATATGGTGTCGTGACAGCTGTGaggctgtgtgtgttgtgatggtggtggagtcacttgcgggagtgacttcacaccctagttcgccctccgtggaacccgccacgggaggggatgtgcacattaagggacagggattgttagtcgctcgttgatgagctggactaggtgggatgggctgcggtcacccactggcggcgaggattacctgttgcgatgggtaatctggcagggctacacccttcggggtgtagtcggtgttggggctggtgtcctccacagttagtgcaatgacatataaatctctaaaaggatcaaagggtatacttttgtattattatcagttggtccacgtttatcaataacggttggcttgctagataagtttgacgttattgtcatacagatggcggtgatcaactggtccctaaaagtcacacctataggatacgtttgagagatgtgacggcatgaaaatacagtcatgttgatgcctaatatgactaagcggttagtcggagttattgactaataattagtcaaacgcgatgttgagatatttatttaatacggattaaataatactggctaaggtgaattaagcggttaattcgtaaattgaatataaacggttatatttaattaatgtatattgaattgattaattatacaatattgtcattgtcggacaagtattaacatgtcgactgattcatgttattagtcgatattttaatatccgataacggataACAATTTatgattaaaacccgtcatatacatttagcaaaacgagtcggaccacgagttaaataaggagaaagtggaaagcccactccctcccttagcACTCGGTCGACCgagtagaacaaaaggagagtccttctctccttttgacctaatccttctcatttgaagaaaaattagggttttggagcctttttctctgaaattctagatctcacatcaaaaacctcacaaaaagctctctcaatattgcaaggcaatcagagagcaatttctagcacaagaggcatagtctcagacgatcttgggtgcaacgattaggaggaaatctgcgttgatttctgttcttaggccgttttgcacaggacccgaggttgattcttattcttttatcgtttctctagtttttcgtttatgaccattaatcacatgataaattacgttatagtccttaattttaaggggttttatacggatattaccctacaagtggtatcagagcgaggccacgtaaatttttcatcgtgattttcataaaacgatttgaatcgatatttttttttgccttgaaaaccgtgaaATGCATGTTCACggctgatcagtcgatcgaggacttttgtgtctcgatcgattggttttgttttcgatttgtttttgcatattgttattataaacgattattatagcaatatgtttaaggttttgtcaattgaagttttaatttaatacggattaggtcaaaattgcaattggttttgtttttgtcaaaTCGTTTTCTTGAGTGCCGcggtgaaaagaaaaaaaaaattcgtgtttttttttttttttttttcggccatacaATGTAaataatacggattttgtgcactcacttgattgtgaaacggttcacacacgtaccatttagttattttaaagcggtttaaagtaacggattgtaatggattaaaattaagttgataaaagcggttttgtcatataattttaagcgttaaaaggtggtttggataaatttaacataattacggaattatgtcacgaataattttgttttagttgatgcatcttttatttatcgttacttttgaatgccatgaatgtttttattacgtatttaattttacaaacggttgtaacttagtgtggccttagtagaatgtgttaccgtaatgatggaacacggtcttggttgtattttgagatctcgcatctccgttttggatttttccttgtagttacagttttaatttagaatgtaaataggtttatattttgtaaattttaaattgtaattttgagaagaccaaagatggagatcggatgctcactcccgctgcatggatcaagatggaacatcaagacaagcttctcgggtccaactgtgacacccttaaaaattaGCGTTAtgtcacccctccttttaaaaagttttgtcctcgaaacttagaaggagaggTGTCAcaccaacggtggattccaaagttgtattatgtttatcttgctaggataggccacactaggacttttatttacgttttgttttttttatgtttttcatcgtaacgatagtttgcatcattttccgcctaaaaccaaaccacctaatatttgcatgaaaactgactcatatagaggttacgcgttagttttctatgacatacagatgtcacacggacttaataagccatcacctaagttaattcattcacgtaatgctagattttcgttcactttaaatgaattaaaactaagttgatgggatcttcctcgtataaccaaaaattgagaatagtctttataggtcaaactccaatgaaccccttcttcgtcggtaggcataatatgaccccttctacgtcgggtaagttggaactgattgacctattttatctcaacactatggtcactcgtacgatcctgtgattatgctggattaaagataggatttacggaaatctatcgaccaagagttctaacggtagaactagccaaacagttggcttatcaatttacggaaattgagtcttgggatcttttgtataattcttgaggtagatcgattatacaagtgcaatgagtctacacgttaaaatgaattttaattagacttaaatcacctcgatgagttgcttatttcgttttgtttttctttctttttcagtgtagaacacgatcatttaaactgctaataacaaaatggttggccgtacggacgacccaatgccaagtgccacattggaccgtgagtcctggcttcggatcttcatgaatcggatgaatcgatctactcgatcaagaatgatggatcaaacttcgcggatgggaggcggcattacggaatgctttcaTTCTTTggcgggaagctcaaatatcgatagagcccatcccgccaaacccgtGCCCCACGgtgagctaacgagatcgccacgtatagcgatttcgtcatggaagcgggtgcgataaagaacgtactcatttttgcaatggaatccaatttgcagaaacgcttcatagcccaaggtgcaaacaagattttcaccacgctcactaaggaattctcgaaagcaccgataatcgtgacctatgagcatacctgtcgcttctttgaggcgaaactccagaagggccaaccggttagcccacacattctcagcatgattgagaatgtcgagaaactggaggcacttgattgtaagatcagcgagaacatcgtgattgaccgcatgcttcattcactccacgatggttttgcgctctttagagccaattactatatgaatgatttgaagaaaagtcctcatgcactacactcccttctcgtgcagaccgagaaggacatgaagtttagtgggagcctgaaacaggatgttctcgttgtgtcaaacaagggcaagggtaagggcaaagctcaggcagacctagcgaggtgtccgaagtttaagaagtcgggatcgggtaagagtgggcctggtgagtcgagcacctcactaggcacgacaaagagcaagaccggtaacatggaataccaccattgccacaagactgggcattggaggcgtacatgtcctgtataccatgaggacataaaagcaggtcgcgttactcctgttggtatgtcttcttcttcttctacttttgttcatatgattgagattaaccatgcaagttacggaacttgggtactagatactggttgtggttctcatctatgcaatcatgtgcaagggctccgaaacatcgaacccctcgtaaagggtgaggtggacctgcgtgttgggaatggagcacgagtggctgccgtctcgaggggaacatatgtgatccagcttcctagcggatttgagttatttttatataactgctattatgtacccagtttatctaaaaatattatttcagtttctgcacttgacaaatttggtttttcatttgtaatagagaataatagttgtgttttctcgttacacgatatgatttatggcaaggcagtctccatgaatggaatttatgttttagatcagacaaccgaaatattgcacgtaatgaataagaagttaaaggttggtgacaaagatcaaacttatctatggcactgccgtatgggacacattaatgagatacGCGTTAAAACAaacatacagaatggagctatctcggcctttgattttgaatcatttggcacgtgtgaatcatgtctcataggtaagatgactcgaatttccttcaaaggtgttgg is a genomic window containing:
- the LOC141634308 gene encoding ribosomal RNA small subunit methyltransferase-like — protein: MAGGKIRKEKPKGGSSSHFQGGIPFHKSKGQHILKNPMLVESIVQKAGIKPTDVILEIGPGTGNLTKKLIEAGKKVVAVELDSRMVLELQRRFQGTPLSNRLQVIQGDVLKCDLPYFDICVANIPYQISSPLVFKLLDVNQRQNFRCAIIMFQREFAMRLVAQPGDKLYCRLSVNTQLLTRVNHLLKVGKNNFRPPPKVDSSVVRIEPRRPLPIPAGKLKEWNGMLSLCFSRKNKTLGSIFAQKKVVAALEKNYKTLESLGQFKNEDDDTVTIDISDLVDENVDKILFIDQNGDEVMEVDGGKEGDDEMEVEASDDEADDSSFKSKLVGVLKKYDYADKRSSKLTQNEFIHLLSIFNQAGIHFTSSK
- the LOC141631377 gene encoding uncharacterized protein LOC141631377 — translated: MVGCWAIWERRNKAIFEDGEWRADWVVNRTRELMGEMMNEVEGRSLRGTGRYGVGIENRVDEVGEGGGRRQQWEKPMYGVLKVNVDAGLMRGKGVGWGVVCRNSYGQITCCTAIQEKEERSPKYAEAMAVFHGVQEARSMGARNIIIESDCLEVVENLKMGNEGRSDIHLVYLDIFSICSFFDSVVFSFTRRYFNMVAHSVAHYYPWSLGRRVW